In one Leptospira dzoumogneensis genomic region, the following are encoded:
- a CDS encoding jacalin-like lectin, translating to MKIEQSRKRLPLLAGILWFLFNCNGEKVINTESLLGLIQKADQTKIGTNYSDLAVIDTVNRTGTFSLLSYNVAGLLEPFSSSHPSENTPYMGPLMTPFDLVQVQEDFNYHASLYANDVHPYRSATSGGMGIGDGLNTLSYFPFSDFERVDWNSCNGTDCLTPKGFTLARHTVAPGVFLDVYNLHTNASTEEADLAARRSNVLQILNFIESNSAGNAVIVMGDTNTRYTRSGDNIREFINHGFTDVWIQLIRGGSYPTQGADALTDCEGHRTSPGCEVVDKIFYRGNSYISLSPSSYLIEDARFVHPVTGVPLSDHYAVSSTFNYFLLKNLVYSDTFGGPHGTAFNDVDSIPSSPSASKISLRSGSRVDAVSLQLKNGTVLSHGGTGGSLQTLSLGATEYLDQVKLCSGVKNGHTRIFYAQFRTNLARYLTGGSTTSTCTTYSAPNGWGIVGFHGRSGDEIDKLGLIFAPVL from the coding sequence ATGAAAATCGAACAAAGCAGAAAGAGGCTTCCTCTTTTGGCAGGGATCTTATGGTTCCTATTCAATTGTAACGGGGAGAAGGTCATAAACACGGAAAGTTTACTGGGGCTCATCCAGAAGGCGGACCAGACGAAAATCGGAACAAACTATTCGGACCTTGCGGTTATAGATACCGTGAACAGGACGGGAACATTTTCTTTACTCAGTTATAATGTGGCAGGGTTATTGGAACCTTTTTCCAGTTCTCACCCGAGTGAGAACACTCCTTATATGGGACCTTTGATGACACCGTTCGATCTGGTCCAAGTCCAGGAAGATTTTAATTACCATGCAAGTTTGTATGCAAACGATGTACATCCTTATCGATCCGCGACAAGCGGCGGTATGGGGATCGGAGACGGTTTGAATACTCTCTCCTACTTTCCTTTTTCCGATTTCGAAAGAGTGGATTGGAATTCTTGTAACGGAACGGATTGTTTAACTCCTAAAGGATTTACTTTGGCAAGGCATACGGTAGCACCCGGAGTATTTCTGGACGTTTATAACTTACATACGAATGCAAGTACGGAAGAAGCGGATCTTGCCGCGAGGAGATCCAATGTATTACAAATCCTGAATTTTATAGAATCCAATTCCGCCGGGAACGCTGTCATTGTGATGGGAGATACGAATACAAGATATACCAGATCCGGAGATAATATCAGGGAATTTATCAATCATGGATTTACAGATGTTTGGATCCAGTTGATCCGAGGAGGATCTTATCCTACACAAGGAGCGGATGCCTTGACGGACTGCGAAGGTCATAGAACAAGCCCAGGCTGCGAGGTGGTGGATAAAATATTCTACCGTGGGAATTCCTATATTTCCTTATCTCCTAGTTCTTATTTGATAGAAGACGCAAGATTCGTTCATCCAGTGACAGGAGTTCCTCTATCGGACCATTATGCCGTTTCTTCCACATTCAATTATTTTCTACTGAAAAATCTGGTGTATAGTGATACATTCGGCGGGCCGCATGGTACTGCGTTCAACGATGTGGATTCCATTCCTTCTTCTCCATCTGCGTCTAAAATAAGTTTAAGATCGGGATCTAGGGTAGATGCAGTTTCTTTACAATTAAAGAATGGAACCGTATTAAGCCACGGAGGAACAGGAGGAAGTCTGCAAACTTTGAGTCTCGGAGCGACAGAATATTTAGACCAAGTAAAACTTTGCAGCGGCGTAAAAAACGGTCATACTCGGATTTTTTATGCACAATTTCGCACGAACCTTGCGAGATACTTAACAGGAGGATCTACTACTTCTACCTGCACTACATATTCTGCGCCTAATGGCTGGGGAATCGTAGGATTTCATGGAAGAAGTGGGGATGAAATTGATAAACTGGGCCTGATCTTTGCTCCAGTTCTATAA
- a CDS encoding aldo/keto reductase, with protein sequence MKILLSKEGPSFSRLVYGCWRLHTDPKGSNTGRILEKIEVCLESGIDTFDHADLYGEYGNEEKFGAALRSKPGLKEKIKIVTKAGIQLPGPNRLGISVKHYDTSSEYLTSSAENSLKKLNVDKIDLFLIHRPDPLMDADEIAKSFRSLKESGKVLHFGVSNFTPSQFSLLQSRLDFSLVTNQVEFHPFYPDPLTNGVFDQAQELRIKPMIWSPTAGGRVFQPKTEQETVLYKTLEELAKKNGTTIDAVLFSWYLFHPAQLVPVLGTNEPDRIRSAAKSFQVLLEREEWFRILEAGTGKRVP encoded by the coding sequence ATGAAAATTTTATTATCTAAAGAAGGCCCGAGTTTTTCCAGATTAGTCTACGGCTGTTGGAGATTACATACGGATCCAAAAGGATCAAATACTGGTCGAATTTTAGAAAAGATAGAAGTTTGTCTGGAATCCGGGATAGATACTTTCGATCATGCGGATCTATACGGAGAATACGGGAACGAAGAAAAATTCGGAGCAGCTTTAAGATCTAAGCCTGGTTTAAAAGAGAAGATCAAAATAGTCACCAAGGCCGGGATCCAGCTCCCTGGGCCGAATCGCCTCGGGATTTCAGTAAAACATTATGATACATCCTCCGAATATCTGACCAGTTCGGCGGAAAATTCATTAAAAAAACTGAATGTAGATAAGATTGACCTATTTTTGATCCATAGGCCTGATCCTCTTATGGATGCGGACGAGATCGCTAAATCTTTCAGATCTTTGAAAGAAAGCGGTAAAGTTCTACATTTCGGCGTTTCTAATTTTACACCTTCTCAATTTTCACTTTTACAGTCCAGATTGGACTTTTCTTTGGTCACGAACCAAGTAGAGTTCCATCCATTTTATCCGGATCCTTTAACGAATGGAGTATTTGATCAGGCCCAGGAGTTACGTATTAAGCCTATGATCTGGTCTCCGACTGCCGGTGGTCGGGTCTTTCAGCCTAAAACGGAACAAGAAACTGTTTTATATAAAACATTAGAAGAGTTAGCAAAGAAGAATGGCACAACTATAGATGCTGTTCTATTTTCCTGGTATCTCTTTCATCCTGCACAATTGGTCCCAGTTTTAGGGACGAACGAACCGGATCGTATCAGATCTGCGGCTAAATCATTTCAAGTTCTGTTGGAAAGAGAGGAATGGTTCCGAATTTTAGAAGCAGGAACAGGTAAAAGAGTTCCTTAA
- a CDS encoding TauD/TfdA family dioxygenase, with translation MKTNTISRSGKSAIKKLPANKTKPKGIGRVERSFFPGKELPRIYGPGDTNALESGFLPAWISKNKKSVEADLLEYGAVLFRGFQISSAQEFEDIALSLDKNLKTDYLGTSPRNKVTQFVHTASELPPHYPIMQHAEMSFLDKPPRKLMFFCAVAPNSHGETPIADLRKIYEDLDPDLLKKFETKGVKYIRKYDGPNASRYNLWKTKRWDEMFSTKEKKQVEKIAAQQRFQVEWLPEDGLKLTNKQVAVRKHPIAKTKAWHNHSQVFHQDAARLEYAKILKQQGTLRSLILAGVLYVLTFLKKKLVEPKDQDTNVIFGDDSEISVSEIDKVSQTFWKHLSIFSWQKGDVLLIDNYSVSHGRLPFSGPREILVTWTD, from the coding sequence ATGAAAACAAATACAATTTCCCGATCTGGCAAATCCGCAATTAAGAAATTACCTGCTAACAAAACTAAGCCGAAAGGTATAGGCCGGGTAGAAAGATCTTTTTTCCCAGGAAAAGAACTCCCAAGAATTTACGGTCCTGGGGACACGAACGCTTTGGAGTCCGGATTTTTACCTGCATGGATCTCTAAAAATAAAAAATCCGTCGAAGCGGATCTGTTAGAGTACGGCGCTGTATTATTTAGAGGTTTTCAAATTTCATCCGCCCAAGAATTCGAAGACATTGCTCTCAGCTTGGACAAAAACTTGAAAACCGACTATTTGGGAACTTCTCCCAGAAATAAAGTTACTCAGTTTGTACATACCGCTAGTGAACTTCCTCCTCATTATCCGATCATGCAGCATGCCGAAATGAGCTTTTTGGACAAACCTCCCCGTAAATTGATGTTCTTCTGTGCAGTCGCGCCCAATTCACATGGAGAAACTCCGATCGCGGATCTTCGAAAAATATACGAAGACCTGGATCCTGATCTTCTGAAAAAGTTTGAAACTAAGGGAGTGAAATATATCCGCAAATACGACGGACCGAATGCTTCCCGTTATAATCTTTGGAAAACAAAACGCTGGGACGAAATGTTCTCTACCAAAGAAAAAAAGCAGGTAGAAAAGATCGCAGCACAACAAAGATTCCAAGTAGAATGGCTGCCGGAAGACGGATTAAAACTCACAAACAAGCAGGTTGCCGTTCGTAAACATCCAATCGCCAAAACAAAGGCATGGCATAATCACAGCCAAGTATTCCACCAAGACGCAGCCAGATTGGAATATGCAAAAATTCTAAAACAACAAGGAACCCTCCGAAGCCTGATCTTAGCGGGAGTATTGTATGTACTTACATTCTTAAAGAAGAAGTTAGTGGAACCTAAGGACCAGGACACAAATGTGATCTTCGGAGACGATTCGGAGATCAGCGTTTCAGAGATAGACAAGGTCAGCCAGACATTCTGGAAACATCTGTCCATATTCTCCTGGCAAAAAGGGGACGTTCTTTTGATAGACAATTATTCTGTTTCCCACGGAAGATTACCATTCTCCGGCCCAAGGGAAATTTTAGTCACCTGGACGGACTAA
- a CDS encoding bile acid:sodium symporter family protein, producing the protein MQDYDLVRLNFSPGGLFVLNICLGLIMYGVSLELTIADFTNLRKQPKAAIVGLFSQLVLLPAITVGLLYILKPHPGLALGMILVAACPGGNMSNFISLLAKGNVPLSISLTATTTVLAWFFTPFNFFFWGKLYSPAADRLKEISLNPVDVFLSIFLILVLPLILGALTNRFLPKVASSLKKPMRIGSTVLLGIFILIAFVGNWKSFVEFGPILFWLVLLHNGSALTVGYFASWIAGLAHKERKTISLETGLQNSGLGLILIFTFFQGIGSMALIAAWWGVWHLISGLLLAAIWGREKTS; encoded by the coding sequence ATGCAAGATTACGATTTAGTCAGATTGAATTTCAGTCCAGGAGGACTCTTTGTCCTGAATATCTGCCTTGGACTTATCATGTACGGGGTTTCTTTAGAATTAACGATCGCCGATTTTACGAATTTAAGAAAACAACCTAAAGCAGCAATCGTAGGCCTATTCTCCCAATTGGTATTATTGCCCGCGATCACAGTAGGATTACTTTATATTCTAAAACCTCATCCTGGTTTGGCTCTTGGAATGATCTTAGTGGCAGCCTGCCCTGGCGGGAATATGTCCAATTTTATCAGTCTTCTTGCAAAAGGAAATGTCCCACTTTCCATTTCATTGACCGCGACCACAACGGTCCTTGCTTGGTTCTTTACTCCGTTTAACTTTTTCTTTTGGGGAAAATTATACTCTCCTGCCGCAGACAGATTAAAAGAGATCAGCTTAAATCCTGTAGATGTGTTTCTTTCTATTTTTCTAATATTGGTCTTACCTTTGATTTTGGGAGCTCTTACGAATCGTTTTCTTCCTAAAGTTGCTTCTTCTTTAAAAAAGCCTATGAGGATAGGATCCACAGTCCTACTCGGAATTTTTATACTGATAGCTTTCGTAGGGAACTGGAAGTCCTTCGTAGAGTTCGGACCGATTTTGTTTTGGCTGGTACTTCTTCATAACGGCTCCGCTTTAACTGTAGGATATTTTGCATCTTGGATCGCAGGTCTTGCTCATAAAGAAAGAAAAACAATCTCTTTGGAAACGGGACTCCAGAACTCGGGCCTCGGTCTTATCCTAATTTTTACATTCTTCCAAGGAATAGGATCCATGGCACTCATCGCAGCTTGGTGGGGAGTATGGCATTTGATCAGCGGACTCCTTTTAGCTGCGATCTGGGGAAGAGAGAAAACAAGTTAA
- the ygiD gene encoding 4,5-DOPA dioxygenase extradiol translates to MQKLPVFFVGHGSPMNALGPNPLADTWAESTKDFPEPKAILSISAHWFTRGTYVTSNQLPPTIHDFYGFPQELFDVQYPAPGDPKLAEELSRSKDAQVIQDDSWGLDHGTWSVLRNMYPKANIPVVQLSLDATKSGEWHYEFAKSLSKLREQGVLVLGSGDLVHNLRLYDWKNQDKPHDWALDANETFKDLIQKRDWKSLSNYQKLGTAVQIAIPTPEHYFPMLYALALAEEKEEIRFYNDIIQSSVSLTSMKIN, encoded by the coding sequence ATGCAGAAACTACCGGTATTTTTTGTAGGCCATGGAAGTCCAATGAACGCTCTCGGACCGAATCCGTTAGCCGACACATGGGCGGAGTCCACGAAAGATTTTCCGGAACCTAAGGCGATCCTGAGTATTTCAGCTCATTGGTTTACCAGAGGAACTTACGTAACCTCGAACCAACTCCCTCCTACTATCCATGATTTTTACGGATTTCCTCAGGAGTTGTTCGATGTGCAATATCCTGCACCCGGAGATCCAAAACTTGCAGAAGAACTTTCCAGATCAAAAGATGCACAGGTAATCCAAGACGATTCTTGGGGATTGGATCATGGAACTTGGAGTGTTCTTAGGAATATGTATCCAAAGGCAAATATTCCGGTAGTTCAATTGAGTTTGGACGCAACCAAGTCCGGAGAATGGCATTACGAATTTGCAAAGTCTTTGTCTAAGCTCCGAGAACAAGGTGTGCTTGTCTTGGGAAGTGGTGACCTGGTTCATAACTTACGTTTGTATGATTGGAAAAACCAAGATAAACCGCATGACTGGGCATTGGATGCGAATGAAACATTCAAAGATCTGATCCAAAAAAGGGATTGGAAGAGTCTTTCGAATTACCAAAAATTAGGAACAGCAGTGCAGATCGCTATTCCTACGCCTGAACATTATTTTCCTATGTTATATGCTTTGGCATTGGCTGAGGAGAAGGAAGAGATCCGTTTTTACAACGATATCATCCAAAGTTCTGTATCTCTGACTAGTATGAAGATCAATTAA
- a CDS encoding rhodanese-related sulfurtransferase — protein MKHKPLHNIYSKDILKKKIEAEDFGRTTISFYRYVILENPNVLRNELYREWESLGVLGRIYIAREGINAQLSVPEFNFQKFRDSIDARKEFKDVPFKIAVEQNSYSFLKLDIRVRNKIVADGLADNTFDVTNVGTHLNAEEFNKKLESSDTIVVDVRNHYESEIGHFEGALLPQADTFREELPLIIDLLQDKKDKEIVMYCTGGIRCEKASAYLKHHGFQNVYQLHGGIISYASEIKEKGLDSKFRGKNFVFDARLQETVGSEILSECHQCDQKSARHINCANPACHILFIQCLSCAEKFDNCCSVECQKIAALPVEEQKKLRKGKAASNQHFSKSKIRPKVFELYKGK, from the coding sequence ATGAAACATAAACCTCTTCATAATATTTATAGTAAGGATATTCTCAAAAAGAAGATAGAGGCGGAGGATTTTGGGCGTACTACTATTTCCTTTTATAGATATGTAATTTTAGAGAATCCGAACGTTCTCCGCAACGAACTATACAGAGAATGGGAATCCTTGGGTGTACTCGGAAGGATCTATATCGCAAGAGAAGGGATCAATGCTCAATTATCTGTGCCTGAATTCAATTTTCAAAAATTCAGGGATTCTATAGATGCGAGAAAGGAATTCAAAGATGTTCCATTCAAGATCGCAGTGGAACAAAATTCCTATTCATTCTTAAAATTGGACATTCGGGTCCGTAACAAGATCGTAGCGGACGGTCTTGCGGATAATACTTTCGATGTCACCAATGTGGGGACTCATTTAAACGCGGAAGAATTTAATAAAAAATTAGAATCTTCGGATACTATCGTAGTGGATGTTCGAAACCATTATGAATCGGAGATAGGTCATTTCGAAGGAGCGTTACTTCCTCAGGCGGATACGTTTAGGGAAGAATTACCTTTGATCATAGATCTTCTGCAGGATAAGAAGGATAAGGAAATCGTAATGTATTGCACCGGTGGGATCCGGTGCGAGAAGGCGTCCGCTTATTTGAAGCATCATGGATTCCAAAATGTGTATCAGTTACATGGAGGAATTATCTCTTACGCTTCTGAAATTAAGGAGAAGGGACTGGATTCCAAGTTTAGAGGGAAAAACTTCGTGTTCGACGCGAGACTCCAGGAAACCGTAGGAAGCGAGATCCTAAGTGAATGCCACCAATGCGATCAAAAATCCGCAAGGCATATAAATTGTGCAAACCCTGCCTGTCATATTCTATTTATCCAATGTTTATCATGCGCGGAAAAATTCGATAATTGCTGCTCGGTAGAATGCCAAAAGATCGCAGCATTACCTGTGGAAGAACAGAAAAAATTAAGAAAAGGTAAAGCGGCTTCCAACCAACATTTTTCCAAATCCAAGATCAGACCTAAGGTTTTCGAACTTTACAAAGGAAAATAA
- a CDS encoding DNA alkylation repair protein, producing MPKSKTAAQKKLLGGEDSKAEDVIQETRKLADPKAVEILSRFFKTGKGQYGEGDLFLGIKVPPLRKISKSYKGLPLSELQKIVKSKYHEERLLGFFILCEKFQKTQEEGRKELHLFYLKNLKYVNNWDIVDLSSRELIGDYLLNKKRDILYKLVKSNNMWERRVSIISTYAFIRKGDFKDTLKISELLLKDTEDLIHKAVGWMLREVGNRSLKPETDFLDKHAHKMPRTMLRYAIEKFPTKLKSKYMKAGKE from the coding sequence ATGCCCAAATCCAAAACAGCCGCTCAAAAGAAATTATTAGGAGGAGAAGATTCCAAGGCGGAAGACGTGATCCAAGAAACCCGAAAACTCGCCGACCCCAAAGCGGTGGAAATACTCTCTCGATTTTTCAAAACAGGAAAGGGGCAATACGGAGAAGGTGATCTATTCCTAGGAATAAAGGTCCCACCTCTACGAAAAATTTCCAAATCATACAAGGGCCTTCCGTTATCCGAACTACAAAAGATCGTAAAATCCAAGTATCACGAGGAAAGACTTTTAGGATTTTTTATATTATGTGAGAAGTTCCAAAAAACTCAGGAAGAAGGTAGGAAGGAACTTCATCTGTTCTATTTAAAAAACTTAAAATACGTGAACAATTGGGACATCGTGGATCTAAGTTCCAGAGAATTGATCGGAGATTATCTTTTAAATAAGAAAAGGGACATCTTATACAAGCTAGTTAAATCCAATAATATGTGGGAAAGAAGGGTTTCCATCATCTCCACCTATGCTTTTATTCGCAAAGGAGACTTTAAAGATACCTTAAAGATCTCGGAACTATTATTAAAAGATACAGAAGATCTAATCCATAAGGCAGTCGGTTGGATGCTAAGAGAAGTCGGTAATAGAAGTCTCAAACCGGAGACCGACTTTTTGGATAAACATGCTCATAAGATGCCCAGGACCATGCTTAGATATGCGATTGAAAAGTTTCCGACCAAGTTAAAGTCGAAATATATGAAGGCAGGTAAGGAATAA